The proteins below are encoded in one region of Agelaius phoeniceus isolate bAgePho1 chromosome 33, bAgePho1.hap1, whole genome shotgun sequence:
- the LOC129131973 gene encoding serine/threonine-protein kinase pim-1-like: MREMKEEVRKINLAPVQVTGPKTLSLHVRPGHGPRRHRPRAGLPRARPRASRRGLASGRLWPCWRWRCRVGISAWGWGGIASLWLRLAQARRRPRRRLLPRPMEDTGGAAAPAASAAACPARAPPLGSAAAGPEPPLSHSQEQTPGHGWPGALEGRSGALAGPGPSADSRVPPAGKAQQGLKEQDRLGSLLGPGGFGSVFAATRLSDGTSVAIKRVPRKRVRHWGELPDGTSAPLEIVLLAKVSTGFPGVVQPLEWLELANDILMVLEWPERCQDLQRFLGARGFLPEEVAQELFRQVLEAVRHCTSCRVLHRDIKPENILLDLHTGQAKLIDFGCGTCLQDTAYTHFAGTWSYSPPEWSHFGWYYGKPATIWSLGILLQQMVCGEHPFSRGQNISWDHQLSLPQGLSQECQDLIRWCLSMLDLERPSLEELLCHPWMQDICLP; the protein is encoded by the exons acTCTCTCTCTCCATGTTCGGCCGGGCCATGGCCCCCGCCGCcaccggccccgggcggggctgccccgtgcccggccccgggcgtCCCGCCGCGGTCTCGCCTCCGGCCGGCTCTGGCCGtgctggcggtggcgctgccgGGTGGGCAtcagtgcctggggctggggtggcatCGCCTCCCTTTGGCTCCGCCTGGCCCAAGCCCGGCGCCGGCCCCGGCGCCGGCTCCTCCCGAGGCCCatggaggacacaggcggcgcggccgctcccgccgcctccgctgcggcttgcccggcccgagctccgccgctcggcagcgcggccgccggccccgagccacCGCTGTCCCATTCACAGGAGCAaacgcctgggcatggctggCCCGGGGCGcttgaggggcgctcgggggcccttgctggccccgggccgagcgctgacagccgcgtcccgcccgcagggaaggcgcagcagggcctgaaggagcaggacaggctgggctCGCTGCTGGGGCCCGGCGGCTttggcagcgtcttcgcggccacgcggctctcggatgGCACCTca gtggccatcaaaagggtgccacggaagcgcgtccggcactggggagagctg cccgacggcaccAGCGCACCcctggagatcgtgctgctggccaaggtgtccactggcttccctggtgtggtcCAGCCGCTGGAGTGGCTTGAGCTCGCCAACGACATCTTGATGGTGCTGGAGTGGCCAGAGCgctgtcaggacctgcagcgtttcCTTGGGGCACGGgggttcctgcccgaggaggtggcgcaggagctgttccgccaggtgctggaggccgtgcggcactgcaccagctgcagggtcctgcacagggacatcaaaCCAGAGAACATCCTGCTTGACCTGCACACCGGGCAGGCCAAATTgattgactttggctgtggcacctgcctgcaagacacagcctacactcactttgcag gaacatgGTCATACAGCCCCCCAGAATGGagccactttggctggtacTATGGCAAGCCAGCtaccatctggtccctgggcatcctgctgcagcagatggtctgcggggagcaccctttcagcAGGGGCCAGAACATCAGCTGGGACCATCAGCTctcgctgccacaagggctctctcaag AGTGccaagatctgatcaggtggtgtttatccatGCTGGACTTGGAAAGGCCCTCATtggaagagctgctctgtcaTCCTTGGATGCAGGATATTTGTCTGCcctag